In Antarcticibacterium arcticum, the genomic stretch AGGCCTTATGAATCCCACCCAGTTCTTTGCTTAATTTTACTTCGGTTACCATTCCTATTCGTACCTGGGTTCCAAATCTTTCAGCCTGTTTTTGAAGATCAACCATCATGGATGGCCCATCAATTCCTTCAGGATAACCGGGAAAGTTGTCAACTTCAGTAGTGGTAGTCAACTGGCCACCCGGTTCCATTCCTGTATACATCACAGGGTGCATATCTGCACGGGCGGCATAAATAGCTGCGGTATATCCCGCGGGTCCAGATCCTATTATAAGGCATTTTATTCTTTCTATCTTGTCTGTCATTTCAGAAATTTTTAAGTATTGTAAAAGTAAGGACTTTAGTTAAAATCCTCTAGAAAATAATCGCAAGATTTAATTTTCTGAAATATTTTAAGAGGATAAAGGGTTTATAAACTAAAGGCATCAGGAAGGAATTTAATTAATTCCTTTTTTAAAAGTAACTTTGGTTCCCAAATGGACTTTTCACTATTTAATGTTTTAGACCTGCTTGGCACCGTGGCTTTTGCCATTTCGGGCGCATTGGCGGCTATGAACCGAAAACTTGACCTATTCGGAATTTTTATTATTGCTTTCGTAACTTCTATTGGAGGGGGGACACTTCGGGATATTCTTATTGGCGCAACCCCTACCTGGATGTTAAATACCATCTATATTTATTTTATAGGGGGAGTAACCATCCTCTCCATAATTTTCAGGAATAAGATCAATTACCTTAAAACTTCCCTATTCCTTTTTGATACTATTGGTTTGGGGGTTTTTACCATTACCGGAGTGGAAATTGGACTACAAAATGATCTTGATCCGATTGTTTGCATAACCCTGGGTGCTATGACCGGAACTTTTGGCGGGGTACTGCGTGATATTTTATGTGCAGAAATTCCTGTGATCTTCAGAAAAGAGATCTATGCAACAGCATCACTTACAGGCGGCCTGGTTTTTATCATCTTAAATAACTTCAACGTAAATACAGATGTTATTTACATTGTCACCTCTCTTATTATAATCTCCATAAGACTTGTAGTGGTTAAATACCATATTTCACTACCAACTTACAGGCTTCATGAGGAAAAAAGTGATGTTTAATGGGGCAATTTTTTTCTCAATACGCCGTATAAAAATGTGCCAAGCAAGGCCCCTATAAAAACAATTAGAATTGGAAAGTACCCGGCTCCTATTAAGGTATATATAGGCCCGGGACATGCGCCTGCCAGTGCCCAGCCTAACCCGAACAACAGCCCTCCGGCCATATATCTCGTAAAACCCTTCTCTTTTGGAGTAAACTCTATAGGATCTCCAAAGACAGATTTCATATTAAACTTTTTTATCAACCAGATACCGGTTGCACCCAGTAGTACTGCAGAGCCCATGATCCCATACATATGAAAGGATTGAAACTGGAACATTTCATAGATCCGGAACCAGGACGCGGCTTCAGATTTGTACATCACTATCCCGAAAAATATTCCAATTATTAAATATAAAAATGTTCTCATGATCTAAAATATAAAGGGAAATAAAACGTGAATCATAAATAAGCCTCCCAGGAAAAACCCTGTAACAGCTATTAAAGAAGGTAATTGTAAATTACTTAGGCCTGAGATTGCATGTCCGGAAGTACAACCCCCTGCATAACGGGCCCCGAAGCCAATTAACAAACCGCCAATAAGCAGGATAGCTATTGCCTTAACATCGGTCAGGGCATCCAGGCTGTAAAGTTCATCCGGTAGATATTCATTTCCGGCACTGGAAAATCCAAGTTCGTTCAGGATTGCAACTGTATCAGGATTAATGGCAACCGCTGGATCATTTGATAACACGTGTGCCCCAAGAAACCCACCAATGACCGCTCCCACCACTACAATAAGGTTCCAGCGATGTTCAATCCAGTTGAAATCAAAGAAATCGGCAACCTTGTCTGCCCCACATAAGGTGCACATAGTCCTTAGATTGGAGGACATCCCAAAAGACTTCCCAATAAATATGAGAAGAAACATTATAAGGGCAATCAACGGTCCGGAAACATACCAGGGCCAGGGTTCATAGATCATTTCCATAATTGATAATTTGTTTGTTGCTTTAAATTTTTAGAATAGGGTTTAAACCTTAGAGCGGTATATTCCCATGTTTTCTATCGGGCCGCTGTACTTTTTTATTCTCCAGCATGCTAAACGCCTTGAGCAATTTTCGCCTTGTATCCTTTGGCTTGATCACCTCATCAATAAAGCCGCGTTGCGCAGCTTCAAAAGGAGTGGCAAATTTTTCAGCATACTCTGCTTCTTTTTCTGAAAGTTTCAACTCAGGGTCTGTAGCTTCCATGATCTCTTTCCTAAAAATGATCTCACTGGCTCCTTTTGCCCCCATAACGGCAATTTCAGCAGTAGGCCAGGCGAAATTCAGGTCGGCTCCAATATGTTTGGAATTCATCACATCATAAGCACCTCCATAAGCTTTTCTGGTAATTACCGTAACCCTGGGTACCGTTGCTTCGCTTAAAGCATACAAGAGTTTGGCGCCGTGAAGAATGATGCCGTTCCATTCCTGATCTGTTCCCGGTAAAAAGCCGGGTACATCTACCAAAACCAGCAGCGGAATATTGAAGCAATCACAAAAACGGGTAAAACGCGCTGCTTTTTTTGAAGATTCCACATCCAATACCCCTGCAAGGCTCATAGGCTGGTTTGCCACAATCCCAATGCTTCTTCCGCCAAGGCGTGCAAATCCTACAATAATATTATCTGCATAATCCTTATGGATCTCAAAGAAAGAGTCTTCATCTATAATTCCCTTGACCACATCGTGCATGTCATAAGGCTTATTGGAACTGTCCGGTACAATACTTTCCAAGGATTCCCTTATTTCTTCCCCTAACGTATACGGTAATTTAGCAGGTGTTTCTTTATTATTTTGTGGCAGGTAGCTCAGTAATTTCTTAATGTCCTCCAGGCAGGCAATATCACTTACAGCCGTGAGATGGGTAACCCCCGATTTTGTTGAATGTGTACTTGCACCACCCAACTCCTCTGAAGTTACGTTCTCATTGGTCACTGTTTTTACCACATTGGGGCCGGTTACAAACATATAGCTGGTATCCTGTACCATAATGGTAAAATCTGTCATCGCAGGGGAATAAACTGCTCCTCCCGCGCAAGGCCCCATGATTGCAGAAATTTGAGGGACCACACCAGATGCCTGAACATTCCTGTAAAAAATATCGGCATAACCTCCCAAAGATCGTACTCCCTCCTGAATTCTGGCTCCTCCCGAATCGTTTAATCCTATTACCGGGGCCCCAACCTTCATTGCGTGGTCCATCACCTTGCAGATCTTTTCTGCATGAGTTTCAGAGAGGGCTCCTCCAAACACCGTAAAATCCTGGGCAAATACGTATATCAGCCTCCCATTTACTGTTCCATAACCCGTAATCACCCCGTCCCCGTAGAATTTTTGATTTTCCATCCCAAAATCTGTGGTGCGGTGTGTAACAAGGATCCCAATCTCTTCAAAAGAGCCCTCATCAAGAAAGTAATTCACCCGCTCCCGTGCGGTAAGTTTCTTTTTTTCGTGTTGTTTCGCGATTCGTGCCTCACCTCCTCCCAAATGGGCTTTGGCGATCTTCTCCTCTAGTTTAGCTATATTCTGGCTCATAATATCTTAGTTGGGTAATCTCAGCAATTGTTGATCTTTAATATATTGTTTCAAAGCAAGAAGGGCAGCCAGTCTGGCTTCCTCTTCAATTTCGCTTTTGAGTTTTTCTGCGGAATAATAATTCTTCACAAAATGTGTATCAAAATTCCCACTTCGGAAGGCTTCATGTTCAAATACAAATTTTCCGAAAGGAAGAGTGGTCATAACTCCTTTAACTTCATAAGCCGCTATGGCTTTAATCATTAATTGGATCGCTTCTTCCCTGTTCTTTCCGTAGGTGATAAGTTTGGCAAGCATAGGGTCATAATAAATTGGAACCTCCATTCCTTCTTCAAATCCATCGTCCAGGCGTATGCCCTCTCCCTGCGGAGTCCTGTAACGCTCCAATGTACCCACACTTGGCATAAAGTTATCAAGCGGGTCTTCAGCATAAATACGCAGTTCTACCGCGTGGCCGTTTATTTTCAGGTCATTTTGAGAGAACTGTAAAGCTTCTCCCCGGGCCACTTTTATTTGTTGTTCCACAAGGTCTATCCCGGTTATAAGCTCGGTTACGGGATGTTCCACCTGCAGCCGGGTATTCATCTCCAGGAAATAGAAATTTTTATTTTCATCCAGCAGGAATTCCACTGTTCCTGCTCCTACATAATCACAGGCTTCGGCAACCTTTACGGCTGCTTCTCCCATAGCTTTTCTTATTTCGGGGGTGAGCACCGTGGAAGGAGCTTCCTCTACCACCTTTTGATGACGGCGTTGAATACTACATTCCCTTTCAAAAAGGTGAAGTGTATTTCCATGAGTATCTGCCAGCACCTGGATCTCAATATGCCGCGGCGATGAAACGTATTTTTCTATAAATACAGACCCATCTCCAAAAGCAGATTCTGCCTCACTTATAGCCCTTTTCATCTGGCTTTCCAGGTCTTTTTCCTGTTCTACAATGCGCATTCCCTTACCACCCCCTCCGGCGGAAGCCTTTATCAAAATGGGAAAACCAATCTCTTTTGCGATTTCCAGGGCCTTATCTACATTGGTAATCGCTTCATCTATTCCGGGCACCATTGGGATCCCATAATCCTTAACGGCATCTTTGGCCGCCAGTTTGCTTCCCATTATCCTTATAGCTTTTGAGCCGGGGCCAATCCAGGTGATCCCGTTCTTTTCAACCGCCTCGGCAAAATCGGCATTCTCGCTTAAAAACCCGTATCCGGGATGAATTCCATCAACATTTAAATCCTTAGCCACTTCTATGATCTTTTTGCCAAGTAAATAGGATTCGTTGGATGGTGGAGGGCCAATACACACCGCTTCATCGGCAAATTTTACGTGAGGTGCATTCCGGTCGGCAGTAGAAAAAACCGCAACGGTTTTAATTCCCATTCTTTGAGCTGTTCTCATTACCCGAAGGGCAATTTCCCCGCGGTTGGCAACTAGTATTTTTTTCATTTTATATTTTAATTGCAAACATTTAAATTTAATCTGGGGTGTATTCTTTGAAGCCGGGGCTTATTCCATCTCTATGAGCAACTGGTTCTTATCGACTGTTTCCCCTTTTTTCACGGTGACAGATTTTACAACTCCGTCTCTTGGTGCCGTAAGGGTGTTTTCCATTTTCATGGCTTCAAGCACCAGTAAATAATCGCCCTCTTTAACTTCGTCCCCCTGCTTTATGCTCACATCCAGGATCAACCCGGGCATAGGCGCTTTTATATCATTAACAATGGCGGCGGTACCCAGCGATAATCCCATTTCTTCAATTAAAAGGTCCAGATCATTGGAAATTTTTACCTCGTAAATATTGCTGTTGATCCTGGCGCTGTATTGCTTTTTTAAAAAATTGGATTGTACTATCTCCCCTTTAAAGGATCGGGGACCGTTTAAGATGTGATATTGAGAAGGGGAAATTTCATTAGAGTCCAAAGCATCAATTTGCTTTTGGGTGAATTCAAATTCCAAAGATCCATTCACCTTGACCTTGTATCTTTTTTCCATTATTATTGGTTTGAAAGGGATTTCTTTAAGTTGTGTTGTAAATATAGAAAAAGCATTGCGCTTGAACTGAGACTTCAACAAACAATTAAAATAAAAAAAAGCCTCACCGAAAATATTTCATTGAGGCTTAATTGGGTAGCTTTTTAAAAATTTAATTGAATTGCTTGATATCTTCTCCAAGATCAAACACTTTTACTTTTTTAAATTTATTTTCAAGGATGCTGCTTCCTGCGGCAGACCGGTATCCTCCGGCACAATGCACCACTATTGGTTTATCGCCCGGGATCTCATTTGCCCTTTCCCGCAATTCATTTAGGGGTACGGCGATGGCATCTTTAAATATCTTGCCCTCCTCAACTTCACTTTTATTCCGTATATCTACAATAGTAAATTTGCTTTTATCTTCTTTAAAATCGCTGAGTTCAAGATCTTCAGATTTTGCTTTTACTTTACCGGATAGAGTAATCAACGCTTTCAGCTGTTTTTCATATCCAATTTTTGCGGTGCGTTCCAGGATATTTTCCAATTTATCCACGCTCTCCAGTACCAGGTAAAAAGATTCTTTGGGTTTTACAATGGCTCCCAGCCAGGTTTCAAACTTATCAGCTTCCCCCCGTGCCATTATATTTATACTGCCGGGAATATGTCCTTTTTTATAATCTACCTCATCACGGGTATCTACCACCGTGATATCTTTCTCAACTTTAGAAACATTCAATTTTAAACTTACAGCGTGCTTCATTTTTTGAACATTTCCTGCACCTTTCTTATTGAGGTCAACATTAAAGCCAAAATAAGCGGGGATCATAGGTTGATCTTTAAGGATCTCTTCAACAAATTCCTCTTCGGTTTGTTTCTTAAAAGCCCAGTT encodes the following:
- a CDS encoding acetyl-CoA carboxylase biotin carboxyl carrier protein subunit; protein product: MEKRYKVKVNGSLEFEFTQKQIDALDSNEISPSQYHILNGPRSFKGEIVQSNFLKKQYSARINSNIYEVKISNDLDLLIEEMGLSLGTAAIVNDIKAPMPGLILDVSIKQGDEVKEGDYLLVLEAMKMENTLTAPRDGVVKSVTVKKGETVDKNQLLIEME
- a CDS encoding YeeE/YedE family protein yields the protein MEMIYEPWPWYVSGPLIALIMFLLIFIGKSFGMSSNLRTMCTLCGADKVADFFDFNWIEHRWNLIVVVGAVIGGFLGAHVLSNDPAVAINPDTVAILNELGFSSAGNEYLPDELYSLDALTDVKAIAILLIGGLLIGFGARYAGGCTSGHAISGLSNLQLPSLIAVTGFFLGGLFMIHVLFPFIF
- the accC gene encoding acetyl-CoA carboxylase biotin carboxylase subunit translates to MKKILVANRGEIALRVMRTAQRMGIKTVAVFSTADRNAPHVKFADEAVCIGPPPSNESYLLGKKIIEVAKDLNVDGIHPGYGFLSENADFAEAVEKNGITWIGPGSKAIRIMGSKLAAKDAVKDYGIPMVPGIDEAITNVDKALEIAKEIGFPILIKASAGGGGKGMRIVEQEKDLESQMKRAISEAESAFGDGSVFIEKYVSSPRHIEIQVLADTHGNTLHLFERECSIQRRHQKVVEEAPSTVLTPEIRKAMGEAAVKVAEACDYVGAGTVEFLLDENKNFYFLEMNTRLQVEHPVTELITGIDLVEQQIKVARGEALQFSQNDLKINGHAVELRIYAEDPLDNFMPSVGTLERYRTPQGEGIRLDDGFEEGMEVPIYYDPMLAKLITYGKNREEAIQLMIKAIAAYEVKGVMTTLPFGKFVFEHEAFRSGNFDTHFVKNYYSAEKLKSEIEEEARLAALLALKQYIKDQQLLRLPN
- a CDS encoding YeeE/YedE family protein codes for the protein MRTFLYLIIGIFFGIVMYKSEAASWFRIYEMFQFQSFHMYGIMGSAVLLGATGIWLIKKFNMKSVFGDPIEFTPKEKGFTRYMAGGLLFGLGWALAGACPGPIYTLIGAGYFPILIVFIGALLGTFLYGVLRKKLPH
- a CDS encoding trimeric intracellular cation channel family protein, encoding MDFSLFNVLDLLGTVAFAISGALAAMNRKLDLFGIFIIAFVTSIGGGTLRDILIGATPTWMLNTIYIYFIGGVTILSIIFRNKINYLKTSLFLFDTIGLGVFTITGVEIGLQNDLDPIVCITLGAMTGTFGGVLRDILCAEIPVIFRKEIYATASLTGGLVFIILNNFNVNTDVIYIVTSLIIISIRLVVVKYHISLPTYRLHEEKSDV
- a CDS encoding acyl-CoA carboxylase subunit beta, whose product is MSQNIAKLEEKIAKAHLGGGEARIAKQHEKKKLTARERVNYFLDEGSFEEIGILVTHRTTDFGMENQKFYGDGVITGYGTVNGRLIYVFAQDFTVFGGALSETHAEKICKVMDHAMKVGAPVIGLNDSGGARIQEGVRSLGGYADIFYRNVQASGVVPQISAIMGPCAGGAVYSPAMTDFTIMVQDTSYMFVTGPNVVKTVTNENVTSEELGGASTHSTKSGVTHLTAVSDIACLEDIKKLLSYLPQNNKETPAKLPYTLGEEIRESLESIVPDSSNKPYDMHDVVKGIIDEDSFFEIHKDYADNIIVGFARLGGRSIGIVANQPMSLAGVLDVESSKKAARFTRFCDCFNIPLLVLVDVPGFLPGTDQEWNGIILHGAKLLYALSEATVPRVTVITRKAYGGAYDVMNSKHIGADLNFAWPTAEIAVMGAKGASEIIFRKEIMEATDPELKLSEKEAEYAEKFATPFEAAQRGFIDEVIKPKDTRRKLLKAFSMLENKKVQRPDRKHGNIPL
- a CDS encoding MBL fold metallo-hydrolase, encoding MTIKQFKDEPLSHYSYAVVSDGKMAIIDPSRDPLPYYKYAEEQNAEIIAVLETHPHADFVSGHLQIHEQTDATIYVSKLVDANYPHKSFDEGKSIKVGKTTFKALHTPGHSPDSLTFVATENSKTALFTGDTLFIGDVGRPDLREKSGKTKSKRIELAKAMYKTMQTKFNDLPDHAFVYPTHGAGSLCGKNMSDAASSTLGEERRDNWAFKKQTEEEFVEEILKDQPMIPAYFGFNVDLNKKGAGNVQKMKHAVSLKLNVSKVEKDITVVDTRDEVDYKKGHIPGSINIMARGEADKFETWLGAIVKPKESFYLVLESVDKLENILERTAKIGYEKQLKALITLSGKVKAKSEDLELSDFKEDKSKFTIVDIRNKSEVEEGKIFKDAIAVPLNELRERANEIPGDKPIVVHCAGGYRSAAGSSILENKFKKVKVFDLGEDIKQFN